A stretch of the Hippocampus zosterae strain Florida chromosome 16, ASM2543408v3, whole genome shotgun sequence genome encodes the following:
- the LOC127587875 gene encoding UPF0461 protein C5orf24 homolog isoform X2 — protein MMRQVTSGDFCMNARPSCLAEDAHHPAAHFDLCPTQPNKFYPPPPPPSSVQMTLASMAAPGPGLKPMACPRQEVLGPTKLPAGKSGDPAAAGDNGKKKSKGGGKTGRRGRPLGTTKLAGYRTSTGRPLGTTRAAGFKTSPGRPLGTTRAAGYKVSPGRPPGSIKGLSRLNKLPYGGACSGAAFPYPLAHKEIVCEASCKDKTPTE, from the coding sequence ATGATGCGCCAGGTGACGAGCGGCGACTTCTGCATGAACGCCAGGCCGTCATGCCTGGCCGAGGATGCCCACCACCCCGCCGCACACTTTGACCTCTGCCCCACGCAGCCCAACAAGTTCTACCCacctccgccgccgccttcgTCCGTCCAAATGACGCTGGCGTCCATGgcggcgcccggccccggccTCAAGCCCATGGCGTGCCCCCGACAGGAAGTCCTGGGCCCCACCAAGCTCCCTGCCGGCAAAAGCGGCGACCCGGCGGCAGCGGGGGACAACGGTAAGAAGAAGAGCAAAGGAGGCGGCAAGACGGGGCGGCGCGGTCGCCCGCTGGGCACCACCAAACTGGCCGGCTACCGGACCAGCACGGGACGCCCGTTGGGCACCACCCGCGCCGCGGGATTCAAAACCAGCCCCGGCAGGCCGCTGGGCACCACCAGGGCAGCGGGCTACAAGGTGAGCCCTGGGCGGCCCCCCGGGAGCATCAAGGGTCTCTCCCGCCTCAACAAACTGCCGTACGGCGGCGCGTGCAGCGGAGCCGCTTTCCCGTACCCGCTCGCGCACAAGGAGATCGTCTGCGAAGCCTCCTGCAAGGACAAGACCCCCACGGAATGA
- the LOC127587875 gene encoding UPF0461 protein C5orf24 homolog isoform X1, translating into MLKMMRQVTSGDFCMNARPSCLAEDAHHPAAHFDLCPTQPNKFYPPPPPPSSVQMTLASMAAPGPGLKPMACPRQEVLGPTKLPAGKSGDPAAAGDNGKKKSKGGGKTGRRGRPLGTTKLAGYRTSTGRPLGTTRAAGFKTSPGRPLGTTRAAGYKVSPGRPPGSIKGLSRLNKLPYGGACSGAAFPYPLAHKEIVCEASCKDKTPTE; encoded by the exons ATGTTG AAGATGATGCGCCAGGTGACGAGCGGCGACTTCTGCATGAACGCCAGGCCGTCATGCCTGGCCGAGGATGCCCACCACCCCGCCGCACACTTTGACCTCTGCCCCACGCAGCCCAACAAGTTCTACCCacctccgccgccgccttcgTCCGTCCAAATGACGCTGGCGTCCATGgcggcgcccggccccggccTCAAGCCCATGGCGTGCCCCCGACAGGAAGTCCTGGGCCCCACCAAGCTCCCTGCCGGCAAAAGCGGCGACCCGGCGGCAGCGGGGGACAACGGTAAGAAGAAGAGCAAAGGAGGCGGCAAGACGGGGCGGCGCGGTCGCCCGCTGGGCACCACCAAACTGGCCGGCTACCGGACCAGCACGGGACGCCCGTTGGGCACCACCCGCGCCGCGGGATTCAAAACCAGCCCCGGCAGGCCGCTGGGCACCACCAGGGCAGCGGGCTACAAGGTGAGCCCTGGGCGGCCCCCCGGGAGCATCAAGGGTCTCTCCCGCCTCAACAAACTGCCGTACGGCGGCGCGTGCAGCGGAGCCGCTTTCCCGTACCCGCTCGCGCACAAGGAGATCGTCTGCGAAGCCTCCTGCAAGGACAAGACCCCCACGGAATGA